In Sodalis ligni, a single genomic region encodes these proteins:
- a CDS encoding autotransporter outer membrane beta-barrel domain-containing protein produces MSAPKTAPTPPTRAAANPLFSAGRDARPGTTAYIDPITGEQRTTSLWMINTGGHNRFTDGSGQLKTQGNRYVLQMGGDIGRWSSNSIDSFRLGVMGGYGRARSNTASRVSGYGAKGSVNGYSVGLYGTWHADAAGRSGLYIDGWTQYGWFDNTVAGQDLASENYTSKGFTASLESGYAFNVGEDPAKNATYHIQPMAQAIWMNVRANNHTETGGTQITGNGNGNIQTRLGIKAFMNAYSERDKGKDRLFQPFIEANWVHNSKNFGSSLDDITINASGAANIGELKLGVNGRLNKNFNISGSVGQQVGNKGYSDTAGMLGMKYLF; encoded by the coding sequence TTGAGCGCCCCGAAGACGGCGCCTACGCCGCCAACCCGGGCCGCCGCCAATCCCCTGTTTTCCGCCGGCCGGGACGCCCGCCCGGGCACAACCGCCTATATTGATCCGATCACCGGCGAACAACGCACCACCAGCCTGTGGATGATTAATACAGGCGGCCATAACCGCTTCACCGACGGCAGCGGACAGCTCAAAACCCAGGGCAACCGTTATGTCCTGCAGATGGGCGGGGACATCGGCCGCTGGAGCAGCAACAGCATTGACAGCTTCCGGCTCGGCGTAATGGGAGGCTACGGTCGTGCCCGCTCCAACACCGCGTCGCGGGTCTCCGGCTACGGCGCCAAAGGGTCGGTGAACGGCTACAGCGTCGGCCTGTACGGCACTTGGCATGCCGATGCCGCCGGCCGCTCCGGCTTATACATCGACGGCTGGACCCAGTACGGCTGGTTTGACAATACCGTGGCAGGCCAGGACCTGGCGAGTGAGAACTACACATCCAAGGGGTTCACCGCCTCCCTGGAAAGCGGTTATGCTTTCAACGTCGGTGAAGATCCGGCGAAAAACGCCACTTACCATATCCAGCCCATGGCCCAGGCCATCTGGATGAATGTACGGGCAAACAACCATACCGAAACCGGCGGCACCCAAATCACGGGCAATGGCAACGGCAATATCCAGACCCGGTTGGGGATAAAGGCTTTCATGAACGCCTACAGCGAACGGGACAAAGGCAAAGATCGCCTGTTCCAGCCGTTTATCGAAGCCAACTGGGTCCATAACAGCAAGAATTTCGGCTCCTCCCTGGACGATATCACCATCAATGCGTCCGGTGCCGCCAATATCGGCGAACTCAAGCTTGGAGTTAACGGGCGGCTCAACAAAAATTTCAATATCTCGGGCAGCGTCGGCCAGCAGGTAGGTAATAAGGGCTACAGCGATACCGCCGGCATGCTGGGGATGAAATATCTGTTTTAA
- a CDS encoding autotransporter outer membrane beta-barrel domain-containing protein translates to MALGINDGRLTLTGKNTNSGNTGISGGTFAAGAVNAFSPRSAYSVAPPRTMDLMGFDQSISHVTNAGAIEFNGSNGTELNITGDYVGDNGRLIFNAKLTGDAAYTDRLIIGGDTSGTTEVVVNNIGGRGRAIANVLELISVGGASDGDFKQAGRIVAGAYDYTLKRGAGADAANWYLTRSTAAPRPVPGGPGTEMPGAGNQDNDGPGTGEAQLEPEEMVERPEDGAYAANPGRRQSPVFRRPGRPPGHNRLY, encoded by the coding sequence ATGGCGCTGGGCATTAATGACGGCAGGCTGACATTAACCGGCAAAAATACCAATTCCGGCAACACCGGTATCAGCGGCGGGACATTTGCGGCCGGGGCCGTTAATGCCTTTAGCCCCCGTTCCGCCTATAGCGTCGCCCCCCCCCGCACCATGGACCTGATGGGCTTTGACCAAAGCATTTCACATGTCACCAATGCCGGAGCCATTGAATTCAACGGTTCCAACGGCACCGAACTCAACATTACGGGCGATTATGTCGGCGACAACGGCCGATTGATTTTCAACGCCAAGCTCACAGGCGACGCCGCCTATACCGACCGGTTGATCATCGGCGGCGACACATCTGGCACCACAGAGGTCGTCGTCAACAATATCGGCGGGCGCGGGCGCGCCATCGCGAACGTCCTCGAGCTAATCTCCGTGGGCGGCGCCTCTGACGGCGACTTTAAGCAGGCGGGCCGAATCGTGGCCGGCGCCTACGACTATACCCTCAAGCGCGGCGCCGGCGCCGACGCCGCCAACTGGTATCTCACCCGATCGACGGCTGCGCCAAGACCGGTACCCGGAGGACCGGGAACGGAAATGCCGGGAGCCGGCAACCAGGACAATGACGGGCCGGGAACCGGTGAAGCGCAATTAGAACCGGAAGAGATGGTTGAGCGCCCCGAAGACGGCGCCTACGCCGCCAACCCGGGCCGCCGCCAATCCCCTGTTTTCCGCCGGCCGGGACGCCCGCCCGGGCACAACCGCCTATATTGA
- a CDS encoding oxidoreductase — protein sequence MSALQKPLHSGFSAASTSGEVIKGIDLTGKIAIVTGGYSGLGLETVRTLRSAGATVIVPARDRDKAAAALRGLDGVELEVMDLARPASIDAFAAKFIDGRRPLHILVNCAGIMACPLERDERGYESQFSTNHLGHFQLTARLWPALRRAGGARVVSVSSWGHRFSPVVFDDPNFEHREYDRWQGYGQSKTANILFALTLDGYGEAHGVRAFSLHPGGILDTGLGKHLSQGELREAGVIDDAGKPILDPAKNLKTVEQGAATIVWCAASPQLNGMGGLYCENSDIAPLASEGRAGGWNTGDATRLTLNGVLPYAVDPASAERLWHLSERLLGFTFKAD from the coding sequence ATGTCCGCATTGCAAAAACCCCTCCATTCCGGTTTCAGCGCCGCTTCCACCAGCGGCGAAGTGATTAAAGGCATCGATCTGACCGGCAAGATCGCCATTGTCACCGGCGGCTATTCCGGCCTCGGCCTGGAAACCGTGCGAACGTTACGATCGGCCGGCGCCACGGTCATTGTGCCGGCGCGGGATCGGGATAAAGCCGCCGCCGCGCTGCGGGGGCTGGACGGCGTCGAGCTTGAGGTTATGGATCTGGCCCGTCCCGCTTCCATCGATGCTTTTGCCGCGAAATTCATCGACGGCCGACGGCCGCTGCACATTCTGGTGAACTGCGCCGGGATCATGGCCTGCCCTCTTGAGCGGGATGAACGGGGTTATGAATCCCAGTTCTCCACCAACCACCTCGGCCATTTCCAGCTGACGGCGAGGCTCTGGCCGGCGCTCCGGCGGGCCGGCGGAGCACGGGTGGTTTCGGTATCCTCCTGGGGACACCGCTTTTCCCCGGTGGTATTTGACGATCCTAACTTCGAACATCGCGAATACGATCGCTGGCAAGGTTACGGCCAGTCGAAAACCGCCAATATCCTGTTTGCCCTGACGCTGGACGGGTACGGTGAAGCCCACGGCGTGCGCGCCTTTTCACTGCATCCCGGCGGGATTCTGGACACCGGCCTCGGCAAACATCTGTCACAAGGAGAACTGAGGGAAGCGGGAGTCATTGACGATGCCGGAAAGCCCATCCTGGATCCCGCCAAAAACCTTAAAACCGTGGAACAGGGCGCGGCCACCATTGTCTGGTGCGCCGCCAGTCCGCAGCTCAACGGTATGGGAGGTCTTTATTGCGAGAACAGCGATATCGCACCGCTGGCCTCGGAAGGTCGCGCCGGCGGCTGGAATACCGGCGATGCCACCAGGCTCACCCTCAATGGCGTCCTGCCCTACGCTGTAGATCCGGCATCCGCCGAACGCCTGTGGCATCTGAGCGAACGGCTGCTGGGTTTTACCTTCAAAGCTGATTGA
- a CDS encoding autotransporter outer membrane beta-barrel domain-containing protein encodes MNLAGGVGTKLLALEGSSCSSPATDIFPAHIYEFQSLTKTGAGEWLLTGQLAATVSNVTVNDGTLTLAGSNSFSGDTHINGGTLAALAAGAFSPNSAYIIAAPGAMDLNGFSQTIASVSNAGVINLNGADAGTELTVTGNYAGNNGRLNFNAKLSDDASDSERLIIGGDTSGETTVTVNNAGGSGAQTLDGIELISVAGASDGEFTQSGRIVAGAYDYTLARGTDANAANWYLNSSTAAPTPEPPGAEPEPSPEPIPDPDPQPGDMVERPEDASYGVNLAAANTLFAAGRDTRSVLTTYIDPITGQQQTTSLWMTNQGGHNRSRDDSGQLRTQSNRYVLQLGGDVGQWSSDGADSFRLGLMAGYGHARSTTDSQVSGYRSRGSVDGYSVGLYGTWYADAAGHDGLYVDGWTQYGWFDNEVNGQDLNEQDYKSKGFTASLETGYAFNIGNNPARNATYYIEPQAQAIWMDVKADDLTEDNGTRVSGNGDGNIQTRLGVKAYMNAYSERDKNKDRLFQPFIEANWIHNSKDFGATLNGVTVSQDGAANIGELKIGVNGQLNKTSTSGAASASRWAIKVTATPPACWG; translated from the coding sequence GTGAATCTCGCTGGTGGCGTTGGCACCAAATTGCTGGCCCTTGAAGGGTCCTCTTGTTCTTCCCCAGCGACCGATATTTTTCCCGCCCATATTTACGAATTTCAATCGCTGACCAAAACCGGCGCGGGAGAATGGCTGTTGACGGGCCAGCTCGCCGCCACTGTCTCCAACGTGACCGTTAATGACGGCACCCTGACCCTGGCCGGCTCTAACAGCTTCAGCGGCGATACCCATATCAACGGCGGCACCCTGGCCGCCCTGGCCGCCGGTGCCTTCAGCCCCAATTCGGCCTATATCATCGCCGCCCCCGGCGCCATGGATTTAAACGGCTTTAGCCAAACCATCGCCAGCGTCAGCAATGCCGGCGTCATCAACCTTAACGGCGCCGACGCCGGCACCGAGCTCACCGTCACCGGCAACTATGCCGGCAATAACGGCCGGCTCAATTTCAACGCCAAACTCTCCGATGACGCTTCCGACTCCGAACGCCTTATCATCGGCGGCGACACCTCCGGCGAGACCACTGTCACCGTCAACAACGCCGGCGGCAGCGGCGCCCAGACCCTTGACGGCATCGAGCTGATTTCGGTCGCCGGCGCCTCCGATGGCGAGTTTACCCAGTCCGGCCGTATCGTCGCCGGCGCGTATGATTACACCCTGGCGCGCGGCACCGACGCCAATGCCGCCAACTGGTATCTGAACAGCTCAACGGCGGCGCCGACGCCGGAACCCCCCGGAGCAGAGCCTGAGCCATCGCCGGAACCCATTCCCGACCCCGACCCGCAGCCGGGCGACATGGTGGAGCGTCCTGAAGATGCCAGCTACGGCGTCAACCTGGCCGCCGCCAATACCCTGTTCGCCGCCGGACGGGATACCCGCTCGGTCTTGACCACCTATATCGACCCCATCACCGGCCAACAGCAGACCACCAGTCTGTGGATGACCAATCAAGGCGGCCACAACCGTTCCCGCGATGACAGCGGACAGCTCAGGACCCAAAGCAATCGTTATGTCCTGCAGCTGGGGGGCGATGTCGGCCAGTGGAGCAGCGACGGCGCCGACAGCTTTCGCCTCGGCCTGATGGCCGGCTACGGCCACGCCCGCAGCACGACCGACTCCCAGGTCTCCGGCTACCGCTCCAGAGGCTCGGTGGACGGCTACAGCGTCGGTCTCTACGGCACCTGGTACGCCGACGCCGCCGGCCACGACGGGCTCTATGTCGACGGCTGGACCCAATACGGCTGGTTCGACAACGAGGTGAACGGGCAAGACCTCAATGAGCAAGACTATAAATCCAAAGGCTTCACCGCTTCGCTTGAAACCGGCTACGCCTTTAATATCGGCAACAATCCGGCCAGAAACGCCACTTATTATATCGAGCCGCAAGCGCAGGCCATCTGGATGGACGTCAAAGCCGACGACCTCACCGAGGACAACGGCACCCGGGTCAGCGGTAACGGCGACGGCAATATCCAGACCCGCCTGGGGGTCAAGGCCTATATGAACGCCTACAGCGAACGGGATAAAAACAAGGACCGCCTGTTCCAGCCGTTTATCGAAGCCAACTGGATCCATAACAGCAAGGATTTCGGCGCCACGCTGAACGGCGTCACCGTCAGTCAGGACGGCGCGGCCAATATCGGCGAGCTGAAGATTGGCGTGAACGGGCAGCTTAACAAAACTTCAACCTCTGGGGCAGCGTCGGCCAGCAGGTGGGCAATAAAGGTTACAGCGACACCGCCGGCATGCTGGGGTTGA
- a CDS encoding extensin family protein, translating to MRFPLGLLIAVALAVVFAPRLQRYLPPGYDPFAPVSVTDPPTLITRFKLRSLARDPSACLAILAQARAAGRIDFTAERTTTGACPLVSPVRVRSFGPVALSSSFLASCPLALSSAMFVAQSALPRAETDLGSPLARIDHLGSYACRNIYSRPDARLSEHAGADALDVAGFRLANGKEITVLRQWRRDDAEGGYLHSVFSQSCGFFGNSLGPDYNSAHAGHFHFGMRGFGICR from the coding sequence GTGCGATTCCCATTGGGTTTATTGATTGCGGTAGCGCTGGCGGTAGTCTTCGCCCCACGGCTTCAGCGCTACCTGCCGCCGGGTTACGATCCCTTTGCGCCCGTTTCAGTTACCGACCCGCCGACGTTGATTACCCGGTTCAAGCTGCGGTCCCTGGCCCGGGACCCCTCCGCCTGTCTGGCGATACTGGCGCAGGCGCGCGCCGCCGGTCGTATCGATTTTACCGCCGAGAGAACCACTACCGGCGCCTGCCCGCTGGTTTCGCCGGTGCGGGTGCGCAGCTTCGGGCCGGTGGCGCTGAGCTCGAGTTTTCTGGCCAGCTGCCCCCTGGCGCTCAGCAGCGCCATGTTCGTGGCGCAATCCGCCTTGCCACGGGCCGAGACGGACCTCGGTTCGCCGCTGGCGCGCATTGACCACCTCGGCAGCTATGCCTGTCGCAATATCTACAGCCGTCCCGACGCCCGGCTCAGCGAACACGCCGGTGCCGATGCGCTGGATGTGGCGGGTTTTCGCCTGGCGAACGGCAAAGAAATTACCGTGCTGCGGCAGTGGCGGCGGGACGATGCCGAAGGCGGTTATCTACATAGCGTCTTCAGCCAGAGCTGCGGTTTTTTCGGCAATTCCCTCGGCCCCGACTACAATAGCGCCCATGCCGGCCATTTCCACTTCGGCATGCGCGGTTTCGGCATATGCCGGTAA
- a CDS encoding GTPase — protein MSTQDCLQQLFDETPESSLYYKQLQAFSTRPAADCHIVICGLANVGKSDLFKVLSLSRTLSATDGSPAAIVPRYVDTPGFDLSGQQSAQAWEKAIGADIIVLIHDMRQGALAAGEMAFLQSLKARFPDLCQRMIVVLAQADKVPCQMLERLSAIHRNLAMLFLSCSGGIPDESYPAPAKSGVPVLLLEPSRIQALRQQLLLLIGSYEGGLPGMRTASSKALLDTLDAWVTGAIKIRKKRIAIKEAELSQTFSLWQRDLQRLGDTLRFRINELRQR, from the coding sequence ATGTCTACTCAAGATTGCTTGCAACAATTGTTCGATGAAACGCCGGAATCTTCACTTTATTACAAGCAGCTTCAGGCCTTTTCCACCCGACCCGCCGCCGATTGCCACATCGTGATATGCGGTTTGGCCAACGTCGGCAAGAGCGACCTGTTCAAAGTCCTGTCGCTATCCCGCACGTTATCAGCCACAGACGGGTCCCCTGCTGCGATCGTCCCCCGGTATGTTGATACGCCGGGTTTCGACCTGTCCGGTCAACAGAGCGCGCAGGCCTGGGAAAAAGCCATTGGCGCCGATATCATCGTCTTGATACATGATATGCGACAAGGCGCGCTGGCGGCCGGCGAAATGGCTTTTCTCCAATCGCTCAAGGCTCGGTTTCCCGACCTTTGCCAACGAATGATTGTGGTCCTCGCCCAGGCAGATAAGGTGCCTTGCCAAATGCTGGAGCGCCTGAGTGCGATTCACCGCAATCTGGCAATGCTGTTTTTATCCTGCAGCGGCGGGATTCCCGATGAAAGCTATCCCGCTCCGGCAAAGAGCGGGGTCCCGGTGCTGCTATTGGAGCCCAGCCGTATCCAGGCGCTGCGGCAACAGCTTTTGTTACTGATCGGCAGTTATGAGGGTGGCCTGCCCGGGATGCGAACCGCAAGCAGCAAAGCGTTGCTTGATACGCTGGATGCCTGGGTTACCGGGGCCATCAAAATCCGCAAAAAAAGAATCGCCATAAAAGAAGCCGAGCTGAGTCAGACTTTTTCTTTATGGCAACGGGATTTACAGCGTCTGGGGGATACATTGCGTTTTCGCATCAATGAGCTTCGTCAACGTTAA
- a CDS encoding PLP-dependent aminotransferase family protein encodes MPYQHIQLDGDHSIPIYLQIYRRFREAITNGRLHPGDRIPSVRSLASELDLARGTVETAYQLLISEGYLLTRGPAGTVVSPQLPTRSIKEKPTLPVVIRESTIRPQRPVPLPLQLGLPALDAFPRKLWARLAGSRLRRPGVENLIYPDPRGYAPLRSAIAAYVGISRGIVCGPDQVFICAGYPAALELICRCLMKPGDACWFEDPGYPFARDVLIGAGAKLVPVPVDESGLRVHAGQTLADDARFAVVTPSHQSPLGVALSLPRRLALLEWANRRQSWIVEDDYDSEYRYHGRPLPALKSLDDGGRVLYAGTFSKVLYPGLRLAYLVVPAGLIPRFAGVSERMANNCPELLQGTVSDFIEQGHFTRHLKKMRNLYTLRRSYLEGALQEICGQHLKIEPQAGGIQLLARLKAGTDDGALADDALASGVAVQALSRWCLAAKIEPGLLMGFTNVASPEQARDICRTLMLSLNRPLA; translated from the coding sequence ATGCCTTATCAGCACATACAACTTGATGGCGACCATTCAATACCTATCTATCTGCAGATTTACCGGCGGTTTCGCGAGGCCATCACCAACGGCCGGCTGCATCCCGGCGATCGCATCCCGTCGGTGCGCAGCCTGGCCAGCGAATTGGATCTGGCCCGCGGCACGGTGGAAACGGCTTATCAATTATTGATAAGCGAAGGGTATCTGTTAACGCGCGGTCCGGCGGGCACGGTGGTTTCACCCCAGTTGCCGACCCGCAGCATTAAGGAAAAGCCGACGCTTCCGGTGGTTATCCGTGAGTCGACAATTCGCCCGCAGCGCCCCGTTCCGCTGCCGCTGCAGCTTGGCTTACCGGCGCTGGATGCCTTTCCGCGCAAACTTTGGGCCCGTCTGGCCGGCAGCCGCCTGCGCCGGCCGGGGGTGGAGAACCTTATTTATCCCGATCCCCGCGGTTATGCGCCCCTGCGTTCAGCTATCGCCGCTTACGTGGGCATCTCCCGCGGCATTGTCTGCGGGCCGGATCAGGTCTTTATCTGCGCCGGTTACCCCGCAGCCCTTGAGCTGATATGCCGTTGCCTGATGAAGCCAGGGGACGCCTGCTGGTTCGAGGATCCCGGTTATCCCTTCGCCCGCGATGTGCTCATCGGCGCCGGCGCAAAGCTTGTCCCGGTGCCGGTGGATGAATCAGGCCTGCGGGTGCACGCCGGTCAGACGCTGGCGGACGATGCCCGTTTTGCCGTGGTGACGCCGTCTCATCAAAGTCCGCTGGGGGTCGCCCTCTCCCTGCCCCGCCGCCTGGCTTTGCTTGAATGGGCCAATCGGCGGCAAAGCTGGATCGTTGAAGACGACTATGACAGCGAATACCGCTATCATGGCCGCCCGCTGCCGGCGCTGAAGAGCCTCGACGACGGGGGGCGGGTACTTTATGCCGGGACCTTCAGCAAGGTATTGTATCCGGGTCTGCGGCTGGCCTATCTCGTGGTGCCGGCCGGGCTTATTCCCCGGTTTGCCGGGGTTTCCGAACGAATGGCCAATAACTGCCCCGAATTATTGCAGGGCACCGTCAGCGATTTCATTGAACAGGGGCATTTCACCCGCCATTTGAAAAAAATGCGGAACCTCTACACCCTGCGCCGGAGTTATCTGGAAGGGGCGCTACAGGAGATTTGCGGGCAGCATCTGAAAATAGAGCCTCAGGCCGGCGGCATACAGCTGCTGGCCCGGCTGAAGGCCGGCACCGACGATGGGGCGCTGGCGGATGATGCCTTGGCATCCGGCGTGGCGGTGCAGGCATTGTCGCGCTGGTGTCTGGCGGCCAAAATCGAACCGGGACTGCTGATGGGATTCACCAACGTCGCCAGCCCCGAACAGGCCCGGGACATATGCCGGACATTAATGTTATCCCTTAACCGGCCATTGGCTTAA
- a CDS encoding AraC family transcriptional regulator: MNDLFSDILQFTQAQSVVSGGFTAGGAWALRFPAPDKIKFFALVKGNCWFRFNDEDEPLRLEEGDVFLLAAQRSFVLAGDLTQAPLDAVRVFAASDNKNAKLGEGEDCIQIGGHIKLDPASGGLLSDVLPPFIHVRAASPQASVLRWLLDQLVRERTAQLPGVGIASSQLAQLMFVQILRVHFSTAGTLAAGWLRALADPRIAPVLRLMHGDPGHPWQLAELARAAAMSRTSFALHFKAVAGVAPLSYLTDWRMRLAERALRESDVPVAVLARSLGYTSESAFSSAFKRVNGHAPKPYRIAARRALETTEASSSPSQGATVVNLATGIPATLETAAKIP; this comes from the coding sequence ATGAACGATCTTTTTTCCGATATTCTGCAGTTCACCCAGGCCCAATCCGTGGTCTCCGGCGGATTTACGGCCGGCGGCGCTTGGGCGCTCCGCTTTCCGGCTCCTGATAAAATCAAATTTTTCGCGCTTGTGAAGGGCAACTGCTGGTTTCGTTTTAACGATGAGGATGAGCCGCTGCGCCTGGAGGAGGGCGATGTGTTTCTGCTGGCGGCGCAGCGTTCGTTTGTGCTGGCGGGGGATTTGACCCAAGCGCCCCTGGATGCGGTCCGGGTTTTTGCCGCCAGCGACAATAAGAACGCCAAGCTCGGCGAGGGCGAGGATTGCATACAGATCGGCGGTCATATCAAACTGGATCCCGCCAGCGGAGGATTGCTGTCGGATGTCCTGCCGCCGTTCATTCATGTCCGGGCCGCTTCGCCCCAGGCCTCGGTACTGAGATGGCTGCTGGATCAGCTGGTGCGGGAAAGAACGGCGCAGCTGCCGGGGGTCGGCATCGCCTCGTCCCAGCTAGCCCAGCTGATGTTCGTGCAAATACTGCGCGTGCATTTCTCCACCGCCGGCACGCTGGCGGCCGGCTGGCTGAGGGCGCTGGCGGACCCACGCATCGCGCCGGTCTTGCGGCTGATGCATGGGGATCCGGGCCACCCTTGGCAACTGGCGGAGCTGGCCAGGGCCGCCGCCATGTCCCGCACCTCCTTTGCCTTGCATTTCAAGGCGGTGGCGGGCGTTGCGCCTCTCTCCTATCTGACCGATTGGCGCATGCGCCTGGCGGAACGGGCGCTGCGGGAAAGCGACGTGCCGGTGGCGGTGCTCGCCCGTTCGCTGGGGTATACTTCGGAGAGCGCCTTCAGCAGCGCCTTCAAACGTGTTAACGGCCATGCCCCGAAGCCCTACCGCATCGCGGCCCGGCGCGCGTTGGAAACCACAGAAGCCTCTTCATCGCCCAGCCAGGGGGCAACTGTCGTTAATCTGGCAACCGGGATCCCGGCTACGCTGGAAACCGCCGCAAAAATCCCTTAA
- the fusA gene encoding elongation factor G, producing MVRKTPIERYRNIGISAHIDAGKTTTTERILFYTGVSHKIGEVHDGAATMDWMEQEQERGITITSAATTTFWKGMAGNYPEHHINIIDTPGHVDFTIEVERSMRVLDGAVMVYDSVGGVQPQSETVWRQANKYKVPRIAFVNKMDRTGADFFKVQTQIAKRLKGVAVPIQIPVGAEEHFEGVVDLIKMKSIVWDDSTQGVKFTYEDVPAALMASALEWRNHMVEAAAEASEDLMNKYLNGEELTEEEIKSALRKRTIDNEIVPMLCGSAFKNKGVQALLDAVVDYLPSPIDVPAIVGHDENDKEVERHSSDTEPFSALAFKIMTDPFVGQLIFFRVYSGTISTGDSVFNPVKGKKERLGRLLQMHANERKDIKEVHAGDIAATVGMKDVTTGDSLCDPDHPIILERMIFPDPVISQAIEPKTKVDQEKMGIALGRLMQEDPSFRVKTDDESGQTIISGMGELHLEILMERMRREFGVAVTVGKPQVAYRETIKKTVEEVEGKYVKQTGGRGQYGHVVLKIEPQPAGKGYEFVDAIKGGVVPREYISSIDKGIQDTLTSGVLGGYPVVDVKATLFFGSYHEVDSNENAFRMAAAMAFKDGMRQAQPILLEPMMAVEVETPEDFMGNVMGDLSSRRGMVQGMEDILGSKLIRAEVPLAEMFGYSTTLRSMSQGRATYTMEFKHYSEAPKAVAEQVIKSRGK from the coding sequence ATGGTCCGTAAAACTCCCATAGAACGATATCGCAACATCGGCATCAGTGCTCATATTGATGCCGGCAAGACTACTACCACTGAGCGTATTCTGTTTTATACCGGGGTCAGCCATAAAATCGGTGAAGTGCATGACGGCGCTGCAACGATGGATTGGATGGAGCAAGAGCAAGAACGCGGAATCACCATTACCTCAGCTGCCACCACGACTTTCTGGAAAGGGATGGCCGGTAATTATCCGGAACATCATATCAATATTATCGATACCCCGGGGCACGTGGATTTCACCATCGAAGTGGAACGATCCATGCGGGTATTGGACGGCGCGGTGATGGTGTATGACTCCGTGGGCGGGGTTCAGCCGCAGTCGGAAACCGTTTGGCGTCAGGCAAACAAATACAAAGTGCCGCGTATCGCGTTCGTGAACAAGATGGACCGCACCGGCGCGGATTTTTTCAAGGTGCAGACCCAGATCGCCAAACGCCTCAAAGGGGTGGCGGTGCCGATTCAGATTCCGGTGGGCGCCGAAGAGCATTTCGAGGGCGTGGTGGATTTGATCAAGATGAAATCCATTGTCTGGGATGATTCCACCCAGGGAGTGAAATTCACCTACGAAGATGTCCCGGCGGCCTTGATGGCGTCGGCGCTGGAGTGGCGCAACCATATGGTGGAAGCGGCGGCCGAAGCCAGCGAAGACTTGATGAATAAATATCTGAACGGCGAGGAACTCACCGAGGAAGAGATCAAGAGCGCATTGCGCAAGCGCACCATCGACAATGAAATCGTGCCGATGCTGTGCGGCAGCGCCTTTAAGAATAAAGGCGTGCAGGCATTGCTGGACGCGGTGGTGGACTACCTGCCGTCGCCCATCGACGTGCCGGCCATTGTCGGCCATGACGAGAACGATAAGGAAGTGGAACGTCACTCCAGCGATACCGAGCCGTTCTCCGCCCTGGCGTTCAAGATCATGACCGACCCCTTTGTCGGCCAGCTGATCTTTTTCCGGGTCTATTCCGGCACCATATCCACCGGGGATTCGGTGTTTAACCCGGTGAAGGGTAAAAAAGAGCGTTTGGGCCGTTTGCTGCAAATGCATGCCAATGAACGTAAAGATATCAAGGAAGTCCATGCCGGCGATATCGCCGCCACGGTGGGCATGAAGGATGTGACCACCGGCGACTCCCTGTGCGATCCGGATCATCCGATTATTCTGGAACGCATGATTTTCCCCGATCCGGTCATTTCCCAGGCCATTGAGCCGAAGACCAAGGTGGACCAGGAAAAAATGGGTATTGCCCTGGGACGGTTAATGCAGGAGGATCCGTCGTTCCGCGTCAAGACCGATGATGAGTCCGGCCAGACCATTATCTCCGGCATGGGCGAGCTGCATCTGGAAATCCTGATGGAGCGGATGCGCCGCGAGTTCGGCGTGGCGGTAACGGTGGGTAAACCGCAGGTGGCCTATCGGGAAACCATTAAAAAGACCGTGGAAGAGGTGGAAGGCAAGTACGTTAAGCAGACCGGCGGCCGTGGACAGTATGGGCACGTGGTGCTGAAAATCGAACCGCAGCCGGCGGGCAAAGGCTATGAGTTCGTGGATGCCATCAAGGGCGGCGTGGTGCCGCGGGAGTATATCTCCTCTATCGACAAGGGTATTCAGGATACGCTGACCTCCGGCGTATTGGGGGGCTATCCGGTGGTGGACGTGAAAGCGACGCTGTTCTTCGGTTCTTATCATGAGGTGGATTCCAACGAAAATGCGTTTCGTATGGCGGCCGCGATGGCGTTCAAGGACGGGATGCGTCAGGCGCAGCCGATTCTGCTGGAGCCGATGATGGCGGTGGAAGTGGAAACGCCGGAAGATTTCATGGGCAACGTGATGGGGGATCTCTCGTCACGGCGCGGCATGGTGCAGGGGATGGAGGATATTCTCGGCAGTAAGCTTATCCGCGCCGAGGTGCCGCTGGCGGAAATGTTCGGCTATTCCACTACGCTGCGTTCCATGTCGCAGGGGCGCGCCACCTATACCATGGAGTTCAAGCACTATTCTGAAGCGCCGAAAGCGGTGGCGGAGCAGGTTATCAAGAGCCGCGGCAAGTAG